The proteins below come from a single Prochlorococcus marinus str. MIT 9215 genomic window:
- the folD gene encoding bifunctional methylenetetrahydrofolate dehydrogenase/methenyltetrahydrofolate cyclohydrolase FolD, with amino-acid sequence MSLKLDGKKLSLEIEERLNNYISSNKKIAKRAPGLAVIRIGEDPASGVYVNNKEKACSRIGIKSFIFHLKDSVEQKEVEQLIIKLNSDKDIDGILLQLPIPKKFDEQKLISSINPGKDVDGLNEINIGKLVKNEPAMRSCTPAGIINLLRSQNITIEGKKIVVIGRSLLVGKPLSLMLLNLNGTVTMTHSKTLNLNKVCREADILIAAAGKPNLVDSTFVKEGAVIIDVGIHRLKSSNKNQTRLCGDVLLEDVISKVFAYTPVPGGVGPMTVTMLLVNTIFSWQKQFGLSSTLNDLLP; translated from the coding sequence ATGTCATTAAAATTAGATGGTAAAAAATTATCTCTTGAAATTGAAGAAAGATTAAATAATTATATCTCTAGTAATAAAAAAATTGCAAAAAGAGCTCCTGGTTTAGCTGTTATAAGAATAGGTGAAGACCCTGCCAGTGGTGTTTACGTTAATAACAAGGAAAAAGCATGTTCAAGGATTGGAATAAAGAGTTTTATATTTCATCTAAAAGATAGTGTAGAGCAAAAAGAAGTTGAACAATTAATAATCAAACTTAATTCTGATAAGGATATTGATGGAATATTGCTACAACTTCCCATACCTAAGAAGTTTGATGAGCAAAAACTTATCAGTTCTATTAATCCAGGCAAAGATGTAGATGGATTAAATGAGATAAATATCGGCAAATTAGTGAAAAATGAGCCTGCGATGAGATCATGTACACCAGCAGGAATTATTAATTTACTAAGATCTCAAAATATTACAATTGAGGGTAAGAAAATTGTTGTTATTGGAAGAAGTTTGCTTGTTGGTAAACCCTTATCGCTTATGTTGTTGAATCTAAATGGCACGGTAACAATGACTCACTCAAAAACATTGAATTTAAATAAAGTCTGTAGAGAAGCTGACATACTTATTGCTGCTGCAGGAAAACCCAATCTTGTAGATTCGACTTTTGTAAAAGAAGGAGCAGTAATTATTGATGTTGGAATACATAGATTAAAAAGTTCCAATAAAAATCAAACCAGATTATGTGGCGATGTATTATTAGAGGATGTCATTTCTAAAGTATTTGCTTACACACCTGTACCCGGTGGTGTTGGACCAATGACAGTAACAATGTTACTTGTAAATACTATTTTTAGCTGGCAAAAACAATTTGGTTTATCATCAACTCTTAATGACCTTTTGCCATAA
- the crtE gene encoding geranylgeranyl diphosphate synthase CrtE, with protein sequence MTEIINSISDFEKYLKNTKKVVEEALDVSLGPENPEILRESMRYSLLAGGKRIRPILCLASCSLAGGEPSLAVPTAVAIEMIHTMSLIHDDLPAMDNDDLRRGRPTNHKVYGDAIAILAGDALLTRAFEMVSLRSPGVDPTRLLNVIGELSLVAGAPGLVGGQVVDLECEGKEVDLETLEYIHLHKTGALLKACVRTGAMIAGANEKLLQALTTYAEGIGLAFQIIDDILDLTSSSEKLGKTAGKDLLADKTTYPKLLGMEESKKRAFDLVEKAKKAIEPWGSDAKYLISLADFITNRDR encoded by the coding sequence ATGACTGAAATTATAAATAGTATTTCTGATTTTGAAAAATATCTTAAAAACACAAAAAAGGTTGTAGAAGAAGCACTTGATGTTTCCTTGGGCCCTGAGAATCCAGAAATATTGAGAGAATCAATGAGATATTCCCTCTTAGCTGGTGGAAAAAGAATACGTCCTATTCTATGTTTAGCATCATGCTCACTGGCTGGAGGAGAACCCTCTCTCGCTGTTCCTACTGCAGTAGCGATAGAAATGATCCATACAATGTCCTTGATTCACGATGACCTGCCCGCTATGGATAATGATGACTTGAGAAGAGGTAGACCAACAAATCATAAAGTATATGGAGATGCAATAGCTATTCTTGCAGGCGATGCTTTATTAACTAGGGCCTTTGAAATGGTCTCTTTAAGGAGTCCTGGAGTTGATCCAACAAGATTATTAAATGTAATTGGCGAATTATCTCTAGTTGCAGGTGCACCAGGCTTAGTCGGGGGACAAGTTGTTGATTTAGAATGTGAAGGCAAAGAAGTCGACCTTGAAACTCTCGAATATATTCATCTTCATAAGACTGGAGCTTTATTAAAAGCTTGCGTAAGAACAGGCGCAATGATTGCAGGTGCTAACGAAAAACTATTACAAGCTCTAACAACATATGCAGAGGGAATTGGTTTAGCCTTCCAAATAATAGATGATATTCTTGATTTAACTTCTAGCAGTGAAAAACTTGGTAAAACTGCCGGCAAAGATCTCTTGGCTGACAAAACTACTTACCCTAAATTACTCGGAATGGAGGAATCAAAGAAAAGAGCATTTGATTTAGTTGAAAAAGCAAAAAAAGCAATAGAACCTTGGGGATCAGATGCTAAATATTTAATATCCTTAGCCGATTTTATTACAAATAGAGACAGATAA
- a CDS encoding divergent PAP2 family protein, with protein sequence MPEFFAFFNNSVLFWSLSSCLLAQFFKIVFNLFSTGKIRFGIMFETGGMPSSHSALITGATSGIGYELGFDSSIFALSVAIALIVMYDASGVRKSAGIQASEINKLSKKLDPQSELLLKETLGHTKIEVIVGSFLGPLITLPGMFFLGSPLKIFDLIIN encoded by the coding sequence ATGCCTGAGTTTTTTGCCTTTTTTAATAATTCAGTTCTTTTCTGGAGCCTATCATCCTGTTTGTTAGCTCAATTTTTTAAAATCGTATTCAATTTATTTTCAACTGGAAAGATAAGATTTGGAATTATGTTCGAAACAGGTGGTATGCCTTCAAGTCATTCCGCCTTAATAACTGGCGCAACATCTGGTATAGGTTATGAATTGGGATTTGATAGCTCAATATTCGCATTATCAGTTGCCATAGCACTAATAGTTATGTATGACGCTAGTGGTGTTCGAAAATCAGCAGGTATTCAAGCTTCAGAAATCAACAAACTATCAAAAAAACTGGATCCTCAATCTGAATTACTTCTAAAAGAGACCCTAGGCCATACAAAAATTGAGGTGATAGTGGGGAGTTTTTTAGGACCATTAATTACTTTGCCAGGAATGTTTTTTTTAGGTTCTCCTCTCAAAATTTTTGATTTAATAATAAATTAA
- a CDS encoding cobyrinate a,c-diamide synthase codes for MPCVISSPSSDSGKTTLSLLISCWAFAKGIKIQTFKVGPDYLDQQQLSSIGQPICRNLDVFLSGEEWVQESFFKHSLKYEFSLIEGAMGLFDGLGSTSYSSTANISKLLNAPVIFIVNARGQVASLLATVRGFRDFDIELSIVGIIFNNVNSDRHKKLIEEVFKNENIEILGYLPSDSKIALNKANLGLISPLENGKEIDVEYFANFAERNLDIFSLMKLLKSPQKKIFNSASFENFKIVKSKPIAIAEDKIFHFQYPETREFLSEIGIPLISWSIYNDEEIPNEASSLIIPGGFPEKYADHISNSLKSLNSLRKFRKNGFIYAECGGMMILGDFIKDENGNNHKMSGVLPFKSKKSKLSVGYRYIEGLKDTPIIKQNQLCRGHEFHYWEIENNLSEIDLRKAEHQKKFSSPWKIKSWKTEYKNEGFFDDKLHASWIHLHLPSSPEVAKNFINATQTCFQKNS; via the coding sequence ATGCCTTGTGTAATATCTTCTCCTTCAAGCGATAGTGGGAAAACTACATTATCGCTTTTGATATCTTGTTGGGCATTCGCAAAAGGTATAAAGATACAAACTTTCAAGGTTGGCCCAGATTATCTTGATCAACAACAACTTAGTTCAATTGGCCAACCTATTTGTAGGAATTTAGATGTTTTTTTAAGTGGTGAGGAATGGGTTCAAGAAAGTTTTTTTAAACATTCTTTGAAATATGAATTCTCATTAATTGAAGGAGCAATGGGTCTATTTGATGGACTAGGTTCAACAAGCTATTCAAGCACTGCAAATATCTCAAAACTTCTTAATGCACCAGTAATTTTTATTGTTAATGCTAGAGGTCAAGTAGCTTCACTTTTGGCGACAGTTCGTGGTTTTAGAGATTTCGATATTGAGTTATCAATAGTAGGAATTATATTTAACAACGTTAATTCAGATAGGCATAAAAAATTAATCGAAGAGGTTTTTAAAAATGAGAATATCGAAATTCTTGGTTATTTACCATCTGATTCAAAAATAGCTTTAAACAAAGCAAATTTAGGTTTGATATCTCCATTGGAAAATGGTAAGGAAATTGATGTTGAATATTTTGCAAATTTCGCTGAAAGAAATCTTGATATATTTTCTCTTATGAAATTACTGAAATCTCCTCAAAAGAAAATATTTAATTCTGCCAGTTTTGAAAATTTTAAAATAGTCAAAAGTAAACCTATAGCAATTGCAGAAGATAAAATCTTTCACTTTCAATACCCTGAAACTAGGGAGTTTTTGAGCGAAATAGGAATACCATTGATTTCATGGAGTATTTATAATGATGAAGAAATACCAAATGAGGCTTCTTCTTTAATTATTCCTGGGGGGTTCCCTGAAAAATATGCTGATCATATAAGTAACTCTTTAAAAAGCTTAAATTCGTTAAGGAAATTCCGCAAAAATGGATTTATATATGCAGAGTGCGGAGGGATGATGATTTTAGGAGACTTTATAAAAGATGAAAATGGTAATAATCATAAAATGAGTGGTGTCCTGCCTTTTAAATCAAAAAAAAGTAAACTTTCAGTAGGTTATAGATACATTGAGGGTTTAAAAGATACTCCGATCATTAAACAAAATCAATTATGTAGAGGACATGAATTTCATTATTGGGAAATTGAAAATAATTTATCTGAAATTGATTTAAGAAAAGCTGAGCATCAGAAGAAATTTTCATCTCCATGGAAGATTAAATCTTGGAAAACTGAATATAAAAATGAAGGCTTTTTTGATGATAAATTACATGCAAGTTGGATACACTTACATTTGCCTAGTTCTCCAGAAGTCGCAAAAAACTTTATAAATGCTACCCAAACTTGTTTTCAAAAGAATTCTTAA
- a CDS encoding glucose-6-phosphate dehydrogenase assembly protein OpcA produces MKPQLTLQTPLELPYKEISNYLNKLWIAEDKDNTGANTFTLMVWQPAWLEQCLVQKGLVNGPITGNLSPEIIEVAKKFILDQGLPITTSLSSEELLNLLKENLPNKDFEDFRGQFFESSISTLNPRRLITLAPTLNKNSDIKTFVSAYCPLSDTPATQSICGDLVVIRGGSASISHNGLKIIDELSIDELPSWLWWNGSLDESPEIFEYFTKYGLRLIIDTALGSPNRCLKVLDQLNNSNKAINDLNWVRLKNWRESLAMIFDPPSRRPILDHITDIDIDIAGDHIIQALFLISWISDKLGWSFISVEKDIESTKIEFERINGEIISASINPLSLGNPSIHLGQVIGLRLISKISEVQKNNTCVILGCESVECMRLEAGGMANMELIEQVVPNSFSTSEYDVSKLLGSSRGNTSPLFENSIKISLQIFNGFNN; encoded by the coding sequence ATGAAACCTCAATTAACACTCCAAACCCCACTAGAGCTGCCTTATAAGGAAATTTCTAATTACCTTAATAAATTATGGATTGCAGAAGATAAAGATAATACTGGTGCTAATACTTTTACATTAATGGTCTGGCAGCCTGCTTGGTTAGAACAATGTTTGGTTCAAAAAGGGTTAGTAAATGGACCTATTACTGGAAATTTAAGTCCAGAGATAATTGAAGTTGCTAAAAAATTTATATTAGATCAAGGACTCCCTATTACTACTTCCCTTAGTAGTGAAGAATTATTGAATTTATTGAAGGAGAATTTACCTAATAAAGACTTTGAAGACTTTCGAGGACAATTTTTTGAATCATCAATAAGTACATTAAATCCTAGAAGATTAATAACTCTAGCCCCAACGTTAAATAAAAATTCAGATATTAAAACTTTTGTATCCGCTTACTGTCCATTAAGTGATACTCCAGCTACGCAATCTATATGCGGGGATTTAGTTGTTATTAGGGGAGGCTCAGCCTCAATATCTCATAATGGGTTAAAAATAATTGATGAATTATCTATTGATGAATTACCTTCTTGGTTGTGGTGGAATGGTAGCTTGGATGAATCCCCTGAAATTTTCGAATATTTCACGAAATATGGTTTAAGGTTAATAATTGATACTGCTCTTGGATCTCCTAACAGATGTTTAAAAGTTTTAGATCAATTAAATAATTCAAACAAAGCTATTAATGATTTGAATTGGGTTAGGTTGAAAAATTGGAGGGAATCATTGGCAATGATTTTTGATCCACCTTCGAGGAGACCAATTTTAGATCATATTACTGATATTGATATTGATATTGCAGGAGATCATATTATTCAAGCATTGTTTTTGATCTCATGGATTAGCGATAAACTTGGTTGGTCCTTTATAAGTGTTGAAAAGGATATAGAATCAACAAAAATAGAGTTTGAAAGAATTAATGGCGAAATAATTTCTGCATCAATTAATCCCTTATCTTTGGGAAATCCCAGTATTCATTTAGGACAAGTTATTGGATTGAGGTTGATTTCAAAAATTAGTGAGGTTCAAAAAAATAATACTTGTGTAATACTTGGTTGTGAATCAGTGGAATGTATGAGACTTGAAGCAGGGGGAATGGCCAATATGGAATTAATTGAACAAGTTGTTCCAAATTCTTTTTCTACATCAGAGTATGATGTTAGTAAATTATTGGGAAGTAGTAGAGGTAATACAAGTCCTCTTTTTGAAAATTCTATTAAAATATCCCTTCAAATCTTTAATGGTTTTAATAACTAA
- the zwf gene encoding glucose-6-phosphate dehydrogenase, with product MPSTLSNPLRLGLRQERVISPQCLVIFGASGDLTHRKLIPALFELFLQRRIPSEFGIVGCARRPWTDDEFREKMKVKLSNQISGKEREWEKFSNYLFYEPVDLQQSNDVVRLSKRLNGIDKTQATHGNRTFYLSVSPNFYASGCKALKAAGLLDDFKKSRLVIEKPFGRDYSSAKKLNKIVQSCAEESQIYRIDHYLGKETVQNILVLRFANTIFEPIWNRNYISSVQITSSETVGVEDRAGYYESSGALRDMLQNHMTQMLAVTAMEPPGKFEPEAIRNEKAKVLQASKLADENEPWNCCIRGQYGEGGNISNRLKGYRQEEGVNCNSTTETYIATKVFVDNWRWQGVPFYLRTGKRLPKRLGEIVLTFKDVPVHLFESTIINPAPNQLILRIQPNEGATFKFEVKSPGSGMKSRPVEMEFSYDESFGEPSDEGYVRLLADAMLSDPTLFTRSDEVEAAWKLYTPLIELMDNSPWKLPIYNYESMTWGPPESDQLLSKDNIFWRRP from the coding sequence ATGCCTTCAACATTAAGTAATCCTCTAAGATTGGGTTTGCGGCAGGAAAGAGTGATATCTCCACAATGCTTAGTAATATTTGGTGCCAGTGGAGACCTTACTCATAGAAAATTAATACCAGCTTTATTTGAACTCTTTTTGCAAAGAAGAATTCCAAGTGAATTTGGAATAGTTGGTTGTGCGAGAAGACCTTGGACTGATGATGAGTTTAGAGAAAAAATGAAAGTAAAGCTGTCCAATCAAATATCTGGTAAAGAAAGAGAGTGGGAAAAATTTTCTAATTATCTTTTCTATGAACCAGTTGATTTACAACAAAGTAATGATGTAGTAAGGCTTTCTAAAAGATTAAATGGAATTGATAAAACACAAGCTACTCATGGAAATAGAACATTTTATTTATCAGTATCTCCGAATTTCTATGCAAGTGGATGTAAAGCTCTTAAAGCAGCTGGCCTTTTAGATGATTTTAAAAAAAGTCGTTTGGTGATTGAAAAACCTTTTGGGAGAGATTATTCAAGTGCAAAAAAATTAAATAAAATCGTTCAAAGTTGTGCTGAAGAAAGTCAGATTTATAGGATTGATCATTATTTAGGCAAAGAGACAGTTCAAAATATTCTTGTTTTGAGGTTTGCTAATACTATTTTTGAACCAATCTGGAATAGAAATTATATATCAAGTGTTCAAATTACCTCATCTGAAACAGTAGGTGTTGAAGATAGAGCAGGTTATTACGAAAGTTCTGGCGCTTTAAGAGATATGCTTCAAAATCATATGACTCAAATGCTTGCTGTTACTGCTATGGAACCTCCTGGAAAATTTGAACCAGAAGCAATAAGAAATGAAAAAGCTAAGGTTCTTCAAGCTTCAAAACTTGCTGATGAAAATGAACCGTGGAATTGTTGTATAAGAGGTCAATATGGAGAGGGAGGAAATATCTCAAATCGACTCAAAGGGTACAGACAGGAAGAGGGTGTTAATTGTAATAGCACAACAGAAACTTATATTGCGACAAAAGTTTTTGTGGATAACTGGCGTTGGCAAGGGGTTCCTTTTTATTTGAGAACAGGGAAAAGACTTCCTAAAAGACTTGGAGAAATAGTGTTAACTTTTAAAGACGTTCCGGTTCATTTATTTGAATCTACAATAATAAATCCTGCTCCAAACCAACTTATTCTTAGAATTCAGCCAAATGAAGGTGCTACTTTCAAATTTGAGGTAAAATCTCCTGGTTCTGGAATGAAATCCAGACCTGTTGAGATGGAATTTTCTTATGATGAATCATTTGGAGAACCCTCAGATGAAGGCTATGTAAGATTATTAGCCGATGCAATGCTTTCTGACCCAACCTTATTTACTCGAAGTGATGAAGTAGAGGCAGCCTGGAAACTTTATACGCCATTAATAGAATTGATGGATAATTCCCCTTGGAAGTTACCTATTTATAACTATGAATCTATGACGTGGGGACCTCCTGAGTCTGATCAATTACTTTCAAAAGATAATATTTTCTGGCGTAGACCTTAA
- a CDS encoding FAD-binding oxidoreductase: MVYSQAKVIAGGLAHIPIVIGIFYFIMTFFNKRAIEYAEANKPKKVEKKVEKPVIKAKSAAPAKVEVQKNTSDNSNIQTETPINKGVPNIEKKPMKKKHADVPVNIYRPKAPYEGTVIENYSLLKEGAIGRVNHITFDLKGSDPFLNYVEGQSIGIMPAGQDANGKPHKLRLYSIASTRHGDNFEGNTVSLCVRQLQYEKDGETINGVCSTYLCDIKPGDKVKITGPVGKEMLLPEEEDSNIVMLATGTGIAPMRAYLRRMFEATEKEKNKWNFKGKAWLFMGAPKSANLLYEEDLQRYLSDYPDNFKYTKAISREQQNTKGGRMYIQDRVLESANELFNMIEDEKTHIYLCGLKGMEPGIDEAMTKAAQEKGLNWSDLRPQLKKAGRWHVETY; this comes from the coding sequence ATGGTTTACTCTCAAGCAAAAGTTATCGCTGGTGGATTAGCTCATATCCCTATTGTGATCGGTATTTTTTATTTCATCATGACTTTCTTTAATAAAAGAGCCATAGAATATGCTGAGGCAAATAAGCCAAAGAAGGTTGAAAAGAAAGTAGAAAAACCTGTCATAAAAGCAAAAAGCGCTGCGCCAGCAAAAGTAGAGGTTCAAAAAAACACTTCAGATAATTCCAATATTCAAACAGAAACCCCGATAAATAAGGGAGTTCCTAACATTGAGAAAAAACCTATGAAGAAAAAACATGCTGACGTTCCAGTTAATATTTATAGACCAAAGGCACCTTATGAAGGAACAGTTATAGAAAATTATAGTCTTCTCAAAGAGGGAGCTATTGGTAGAGTAAATCACATCACTTTTGATTTAAAAGGAAGTGATCCTTTCTTAAATTATGTTGAGGGTCAGAGTATAGGTATTATGCCTGCTGGTCAAGATGCTAATGGTAAGCCTCATAAGTTAAGACTTTATTCAATAGCAAGCACTAGGCATGGAGATAATTTTGAGGGGAATACCGTTTCATTATGTGTAAGGCAGCTCCAATACGAAAAAGATGGTGAAACAATTAATGGTGTATGTTCTACTTACTTATGTGATATAAAGCCTGGAGATAAAGTAAAAATAACAGGACCTGTAGGCAAGGAGATGCTCCTTCCTGAAGAAGAGGACTCAAACATAGTTATGTTGGCTACTGGCACTGGAATTGCTCCTATGAGAGCTTATCTAAGAAGAATGTTCGAAGCAACTGAAAAAGAAAAAAATAAATGGAATTTCAAAGGTAAAGCTTGGCTATTTATGGGTGCTCCAAAGTCAGCTAATTTGTTATACGAGGAAGATCTTCAAAGATATCTCAGTGATTACCCAGATAATTTCAAATATACAAAAGCTATTAGCCGTGAGCAGCAAAATACAAAAGGAGGAAGAATGTATATTCAAGACAGAGTTTTAGAATCAGCGAATGAGCTTTTTAATATGATTGAGGATGAAAAGACACATATTTATCTTTGTGGATTAAAGGGTATGGAGCCTGGAATAGATGAAGCCATGACAAAAGCGGCTCAAGAAAAAGGTTTGAACTGGTCAGATTTAAGACCTCAACTAAAAAAAGCAGGAAGATGGCACGTAGAAACGTACTAA
- a CDS encoding SRPBCC family protein, with translation MNNPHDSVDHSKKNDYRTIEQTMEKFSGGTRRLAAQLTTSASFDSLWNVLTDYDRLNLYIPNLLSSKKIYQKNNNVHLKQVGAQDFLGMKFSAEVTIDLFEDKELGILKFNLIKGDFRKFEGSWKIQNIKNTSKNSLIYDLTVQGCQWMPIGMIEKRLKKDLSENLIAVDRQAKSSKN, from the coding sequence ATGAATAATCCTCATGATTCAGTAGATCATTCTAAAAAAAATGATTACAGGACAATTGAGCAGACGATGGAAAAGTTTTCTGGTGGAACAAGAAGACTTGCAGCTCAACTTACAACTTCTGCAAGTTTCGACTCTTTATGGAATGTTTTAACAGATTATGATCGACTTAATCTTTACATACCAAATCTATTGTCGAGCAAAAAAATATATCAAAAGAACAATAATGTACATCTTAAACAAGTTGGCGCACAGGATTTTCTTGGCATGAAATTTTCAGCTGAAGTAACTATAGATTTATTTGAAGATAAGGAGCTTGGTATTTTAAAATTCAATTTGATTAAAGGTGATTTTAGAAAATTTGAAGGTAGTTGGAAAATTCAAAATATTAAAAATACTTCTAAAAATTCATTAATTTATGATCTCACTGTTCAGGGTTGTCAGTGGATGCCAATAGGTATGATAGAGAAAAGACTCAAAAAAGATCTTTCTGAAAATCTTATTGCCGTAGATAGGCAAGCAAAATCATCAAAAAATTAG
- a CDS encoding histidine kinase, translating into MNDKKELKLILVAARNQLSSGDIKSLIAYLESNDCEFEISLQISEPTEQPELLELHRLVAIPALIKISPAPKQIFAGSNIFSQFQKWLPRWTQEGLTKNLGINLQPSKIDSIRTQKEFLLEDELLVLRQENETLTKRIESQERLLRMVAHELRTPLTAATLAIQSQKLGQIDISKLQEVIKRRLEEIELLSQDLLEVGTTKWEALFNPQKIDLGNISAEVILELEKFWRLRNIEIDTDIPSDLPSVFADQRRMRQVLLNLIENAIKFSEDSGSIKITMIHKTNQWVEITICDKGAGIPLSEQKRIFLDRVRLPQTSEGTSGFGIGLSVCRRIVQVHGGRIWVVSELSEGSCFHFTVPVWQGQNKEQQYLTKG; encoded by the coding sequence TTGAATGATAAAAAAGAGCTAAAACTAATATTAGTTGCAGCTAGAAATCAACTTTCTAGTGGTGATATTAAGTCCTTGATAGCTTATTTAGAATCAAATGATTGTGAATTTGAGATATCGCTTCAAATCTCTGAGCCCACTGAACAGCCAGAATTGCTTGAATTACATAGATTAGTTGCTATACCGGCTCTTATTAAGATTTCTCCTGCTCCAAAACAAATATTTGCTGGAAGTAATATTTTCTCTCAATTTCAGAAATGGTTACCAAGGTGGACACAGGAAGGTTTAACGAAAAATCTCGGGATTAATTTGCAACCATCAAAAATTGATTCAATAAGAACTCAAAAAGAATTTCTTTTAGAAGATGAACTTCTCGTTTTAAGGCAAGAAAATGAAACATTGACAAAAAGAATTGAATCCCAGGAAAGATTATTAAGAATGGTCGCGCACGAATTAAGAACTCCCTTAACTGCCGCCACTTTGGCTATTCAAAGTCAAAAACTTGGACAAATAGATATCTCAAAACTGCAAGAGGTAATTAAAAGACGCTTGGAAGAGATCGAACTCTTATCTCAAGATCTTTTAGAAGTGGGAACAACAAAATGGGAGGCTTTATTTAATCCTCAGAAAATTGACTTAGGTAATATTAGTGCTGAAGTAATACTCGAATTAGAAAAATTTTGGCGATTAAGGAACATAGAAATTGATACTGATATTCCATCCGATCTCCCTAGTGTATTTGCAGATCAAAGAAGGATGAGGCAAGTATTATTAAATTTAATTGAAAATGCTATTAAATTTTCCGAAGACTCTGGATCTATAAAAATTACGATGATTCATAAGACAAATCAATGGGTAGAAATAACAATATGTGACAAAGGTGCAGGTATTCCTTTAAGTGAACAAAAAAGAATTTTTCTTGATAGAGTTAGACTCCCACAGACTTCTGAGGGGACTTCGGGATTTGGTATTGGTTTATCTGTATGCAGAAGGATCGTACAAGTCCATGGAGGAAGAATATGGGTCGTATCTGAACTTAGTGAAGGTTCGTGCTTCCATTTTACTGTTCCTGTATGGCAAGGACAAAACAAAGAGCAACAATACTTGACGAAAGGATAG
- a CDS encoding ribose-phosphate pyrophosphokinase, with translation MTSFITAVQNKESNFNLTNSRLRLVSGTTNPKLAEEIASYLGIKNVPLISKRFADGELYVQIQQSIRGCDVFLIQPTCAPVNDSLMELMIMVDACKRASARQITAVIPYFGYARADRKTSGRESITAKLTANLLEKSGVDRVLAMDLHSAQIQGYFDIPCDHIYGSPVLIDYLESLNLEEIVVVSPDVGGVARARAFAKLMKDAPLAIIDKRRSAHNIAESLTVIGEVKGKTAILIDDMIDTGGTICSGAHLLKKEGANRIFACASHAVFSPPSYERLSIKDLFEQVIVTNSIPVIKDDFPQLKVLSVANMLGEAIWRIHEESSVSSMFR, from the coding sequence GTGACAAGTTTTATCACGGCAGTGCAGAATAAAGAATCAAATTTTAATCTAACTAATAGTAGATTAAGGCTGGTAAGTGGAACAACAAATCCTAAACTAGCGGAAGAAATTGCATCATATTTAGGAATTAAAAATGTACCTTTGATATCTAAAAGATTTGCTGATGGAGAACTTTATGTTCAGATTCAGCAATCCATTAGAGGTTGCGATGTATTTCTAATTCAACCTACATGTGCTCCTGTAAATGATAGTTTAATGGAGCTCATGATTATGGTTGATGCTTGTAAGAGGGCATCTGCAAGACAAATAACGGCCGTAATCCCTTATTTTGGTTATGCAAGGGCAGATAGAAAAACCTCAGGAAGAGAATCAATAACAGCAAAACTTACTGCTAATTTGTTAGAAAAATCAGGAGTTGATAGAGTTCTTGCTATGGATTTGCATTCTGCTCAAATTCAAGGTTATTTTGATATACCATGTGATCATATTTACGGTTCTCCCGTATTAATTGATTATTTAGAATCTCTGAATTTAGAGGAAATTGTAGTTGTTTCTCCAGATGTAGGAGGGGTAGCTAGAGCAAGAGCATTTGCAAAATTAATGAAAGATGCTCCTTTGGCTATTATTGATAAAAGGAGATCAGCCCATAATATTGCTGAGAGTCTAACAGTTATTGGTGAGGTTAAAGGTAAAACGGCTATTCTTATAGACGATATGATAGACACGGGAGGAACTATTTGTTCTGGGGCTCATTTATTAAAAAAAGAGGGTGCTAATAGAATATTTGCATGTGCCTCACATGCTGTCTTTTCTCCTCCATCTTATGAAAGATTAAGTATAAAGGATTTATTTGAGCAAGTTATTGTTACTAATAGCATACCTGTTATTAAAGATGATTTCCCACAATTAAAAGTACTCTCTGTCGCGAATATGCTTGGTGAAGCAATTTGGAGAATTCACGAAGAAAGTTCGGTTAGTTCAATGTTTAGATAA